In one window of Psychrobacter sp. P2G3 DNA:
- the aceE gene encoding pyruvate dehydrogenase (acetyl-transferring), homodimeric type: MNYYKDADSTETQEWLEAFESVIKHADKDRAQFLLKALYNMAVQEDLPFNRLDTAYINTIAVEDEPMYPGDLAIERKIRALIRYNALAMVMRANKNDDDLGGHLATFASSATLYETGFNHFFRAASDHFGGDMIYYQGHSAPGIYARSYLEGRLDEEQLDNFRREVGGKGLSSYPHPYLMPDYWQFPTVSMGLGPIMSIYHAHVHRYMENRGLLEKEGRKIWTFLGDGETDEPESLGAISLAGREKLDNLIWVVNCNLQRLDGPVRGNGKIIQELESVFRGAGWRVIKVVWGGKWDSLLANDDTGVLKYRMEEVVDGEYQLYEARTPEFTRKEFFGKYPELEEMADALSDEDISRLNRGGHDPMKVYAAFSEAMKTKGQPTVILVKTVKGYGLSAQTQAVNKSHQVKKLDQEALMYFRDRFDLPFTDEQLETLPFYRPEEGSAEMKYLKGRREALGGHLPNRRSGHIPLNIPELSMFDRVLKGSNGKEQSTTMVFVRLLSAMLKNKDIQDRVVPIVPDEARTFGLEGMFRQLGIYSAVGQKYTPEDSEALMGYKEAIDGHMLEEGINEAGAMSTWIALATSYSVNALPMIPMYIYYSMFGFQRIGDLAWAAGDCQAQGFLLGATAGRTTLNGEGLQHQDGHSQILFNVVPNCVTYDPCFGYELAVVMHDGLRRMYGEGERVYYYLTLMNENYEQPAMPEGCEEGIKRGMYLLEDNGSTQVQLLGSGVILREVQKASQILKDEFNISSNVWSVTSFNELTRDGMACDDYNRLHPMEEEKVSWVTEQLAPHEGIVVAATDYMRNYSEQIRGWLPDNRPYTTLGTDGYGRSDTRENLRSFFHVDAAHIVVATLKRLADEGEVEMRLVKDAISSFGIEVDQPPAWQQQPHYDHFPDAPAPAPDNVNPNPVPEFVDEDDDEVSTEGRAEDKADANLLNDDDIKE; encoded by the coding sequence ATGAATTACTATAAGGATGCTGATAGCACCGAAACGCAAGAATGGTTGGAAGCTTTTGAGTCCGTCATCAAACATGCTGATAAGGATCGTGCACAGTTCTTATTAAAAGCGTTATATAACATGGCCGTACAGGAAGACCTACCTTTCAATCGTTTAGACACTGCCTATATCAATACTATCGCAGTAGAAGATGAGCCGATGTACCCTGGTGATTTGGCTATCGAGCGTAAGATTCGCGCTTTAATTCGCTATAACGCTTTGGCAATGGTGATGCGCGCAAACAAAAATGACGATGACTTAGGCGGTCACTTAGCCACATTTGCATCGAGTGCCACATTGTATGAAACGGGTTTTAACCATTTCTTCCGTGCGGCGAGCGATCATTTCGGCGGTGATATGATTTATTATCAAGGTCATTCAGCACCTGGTATTTATGCGCGCTCTTATCTAGAGGGTCGCTTAGATGAGGAGCAGTTAGACAACTTCCGCCGTGAAGTAGGTGGCAAAGGTTTATCAAGCTATCCGCATCCGTATCTGATGCCTGATTACTGGCAGTTCCCAACTGTTTCAATGGGTTTGGGTCCAATCATGTCAATTTATCATGCGCATGTGCATCGCTATATGGAAAACCGTGGATTGCTTGAGAAGGAAGGTCGCAAGATTTGGACGTTCTTAGGTGACGGTGAGACGGATGAGCCAGAAAGCTTAGGTGCAATATCACTTGCTGGTCGTGAGAAGCTTGATAATTTAATCTGGGTCGTCAACTGTAATCTACAGCGTCTTGATGGACCAGTACGTGGTAATGGTAAGATTATTCAAGAGTTAGAGTCTGTGTTCCGCGGTGCTGGCTGGCGTGTGATTAAGGTCGTTTGGGGCGGTAAGTGGGATAGTTTACTGGCTAATGATGATACTGGTGTTCTTAAATATCGTATGGAAGAAGTAGTTGATGGTGAGTATCAGCTATATGAAGCTCGTACCCCTGAATTTACCCGCAAGGAGTTCTTCGGTAAATATCCAGAATTAGAAGAGATGGCAGACGCCTTGTCTGATGAAGATATTTCACGTTTAAATCGTGGTGGTCATGATCCGATGAAAGTCTATGCCGCTTTTAGTGAAGCGATGAAGACGAAAGGTCAACCTACAGTTATTCTTGTCAAAACAGTTAAAGGCTATGGCTTATCTGCTCAGACCCAAGCCGTTAATAAGTCGCACCAAGTCAAAAAACTAGATCAAGAAGCCCTAATGTATTTCCGTGATCGCTTTGATTTGCCATTTACTGATGAGCAGTTAGAGACCCTACCGTTTTATCGTCCTGAGGAAGGTTCTGCGGAGATGAAGTACCTAAAAGGACGCCGTGAAGCCTTAGGTGGTCACTTGCCGAATCGTCGTAGTGGTCACATTCCACTGAACATTCCTGAACTGTCTATGTTTGATCGTGTACTGAAAGGCAGCAACGGTAAAGAGCAATCTACCACTATGGTGTTTGTGCGTTTGCTATCAGCAATGCTCAAAAATAAAGATATCCAAGATCGCGTCGTTCCTATCGTACCTGATGAAGCACGTACTTTTGGTTTAGAAGGTATGTTCCGTCAACTAGGTATCTATTCTGCTGTTGGGCAAAAATATACACCAGAAGATAGCGAAGCCTTGATGGGTTATAAAGAAGCAATCGACGGCCACATGTTAGAAGAAGGCATCAACGAAGCAGGCGCGATGAGTACTTGGATTGCGTTAGCAACAAGCTATTCTGTGAATGCGTTACCGATGATTCCGATGTATATTTACTATTCAATGTTCGGTTTCCAGCGCATCGGTGATCTAGCATGGGCGGCGGGTGACTGTCAGGCACAAGGCTTCTTATTAGGAGCGACAGCGGGTCGTACAACCTTAAATGGCGAAGGCTTACAGCATCAAGATGGTCATTCGCAAATCTTATTTAACGTTGTACCGAACTGTGTAACTTATGATCCTTGCTTTGGTTATGAGCTAGCAGTAGTTATGCATGATGGCCTACGCCGCATGTATGGCGAAGGCGAGCGCGTTTATTATTATTTAACTTTAATGAACGAAAACTATGAACAACCTGCGATGCCAGAAGGTTGCGAGGAAGGTATTAAACGAGGCATGTACTTGCTTGAAGATAATGGATCAACACAAGTTCAGCTGTTGGGTTCTGGTGTTATCTTACGTGAAGTACAAAAAGCGTCGCAGATATTAAAAGACGAGTTCAATATTTCGTCTAACGTATGGAGCGTGACTAGCTTTAATGAGCTGACACGTGATGGTATGGCTTGTGATGATTACAACCGTCTGCATCCTATGGAAGAAGAGAAAGTATCATGGGTGACCGAGCAGCTTGCCCCTCATGAAGGTATTGTAGTCGCCGCAACTGACTATATGCGTAACTACTCAGAGCAAATCCGTGGTTGGTTACCAGATAATCGTCCTTATACTACCCTAGGTACAGATGGTTATGGTCGTTCTGATACCCGTGAAAACTTACGTAGCTTCTTCCACGTGGACGCCGCTCACATTGTGGTAGCAACGCTCAAACGCTTAGCTGATGAAGGTGAAGTTGAGATGCGCCTTGTAAAAGATGCTATTTCAAGCTTTGGCATCGAAGTGGACCAGCCACCTGCATGGCAGCAACAACCTCATTATGATCATTTCCCAGATGCGCCAGCACCAGCACCTGATAACGTTAACCCGAATCCTGTACCTGAGTTTGTCGATGAAGATGATGATGAAGTCAGCACTGAAGGCCGCGCTGAAGATAAAGCCGATGCCAATTTGCTCAATGATGATGACATCAAAGAATGA
- a CDS encoding 2-oxo acid dehydrogenase subunit E2, producing the protein MEIKAPDLGVDSAEVSEIMVEVGDVIAKDDNIILLESDKASVEVPSSAAGKITKISVAIGDQVSEGMVLIELDADTDSQDDNQDDSKSANEESKEAPETEKQNEPQDTKQEEKQDDTESAQSNTSKPAEKAGKATTHALPDLGVDEAQVAEIMVSVGDIVSADQSILLIESDKASVEVPAPEAGKIEKILVEAGDMVANGQDFIVIVSSGSDTADNSADESKDTESQTKAGSNDQDVSTKPESKTTGEPKQVATKSAPAASDSSGSKLTEAQVNEKLTEVYAGPAVRKLARQLGVDITQVNGTAINDRILKEDLFAHVKNSLTTQKSAPAASSNVASSSLPKLPDMSNTDIWGETETQDLSRLQKVSIPQLNYNTLLPQVTQFDLSDITETEKLRGELKGGMKAQGIGLTILAFIVKATAYALTQHPRFNSHLNDDNTQIILRKSVNMGIAVATDDGLIVPVIKNAQDKGIKQIAIEIGELAVKARDKKLSTKDLQGASFTISSQGVLGGTSFTPLVNWPQVGILGASEATMQPRWNADKQTFEPRLMLPLSLSYDHRVINGADAAVFTRYVASLLADPRRILL; encoded by the coding sequence ATGGAAATTAAAGCCCCCGATTTGGGTGTTGATAGCGCCGAAGTCAGTGAGATTATGGTAGAAGTCGGCGATGTTATTGCCAAAGACGACAATATTATCTTGCTAGAATCTGATAAAGCCTCGGTCGAAGTGCCGAGCTCAGCTGCTGGTAAGATCACTAAAATTAGTGTTGCTATCGGCGATCAAGTTAGTGAAGGTATGGTGCTTATCGAGCTTGATGCTGATACTGACAGTCAAGATGATAACCAAGACGACAGTAAAAGTGCGAATGAAGAGAGTAAAGAAGCACCTGAAACCGAAAAACAAAACGAGCCTCAAGATACTAAGCAAGAAGAAAAACAAGACGATACTGAATCAGCTCAGTCAAATACGTCTAAACCTGCCGAAAAAGCAGGAAAAGCTACCACGCATGCATTGCCAGATTTAGGGGTTGATGAAGCGCAAGTGGCTGAGATCATGGTTAGCGTAGGTGACATAGTCAGTGCTGATCAGTCAATCTTATTAATTGAGTCTGATAAAGCCTCAGTTGAAGTGCCAGCTCCAGAAGCAGGCAAGATTGAAAAAATACTTGTTGAAGCTGGTGATATGGTTGCTAATGGTCAAGATTTCATCGTTATTGTTAGTAGTGGTTCAGATACTGCTGATAATAGTGCAGATGAGTCAAAAGATACTGAGTCACAAACGAAAGCTGGCTCTAACGATCAAGACGTTAGCACTAAGCCTGAAAGCAAAACTACTGGTGAGCCCAAGCAAGTTGCCACTAAGTCTGCGCCTGCAGCGAGTGACTCTAGTGGTAGCAAGCTAACAGAAGCTCAAGTTAATGAAAAATTAACCGAGGTTTATGCGGGTCCTGCTGTACGTAAGCTTGCTCGTCAGCTAGGCGTAGATATTACTCAGGTAAATGGCACAGCGATAAATGACCGTATCTTAAAAGAAGACTTATTTGCGCACGTCAAAAACAGTTTAACTACGCAAAAATCTGCACCTGCTGCTAGTAGCAACGTAGCAAGCTCAAGTCTGCCAAAACTGCCTGACATGAGCAATACAGATATCTGGGGCGAAACAGAAACTCAAGACCTTAGCCGTCTACAAAAGGTCTCAATACCACAGCTCAACTACAATACTTTGCTACCGCAAGTAACGCAGTTTGATTTGTCAGATATCACGGAGACTGAAAAGCTACGGGGTGAGTTAAAAGGTGGTATGAAAGCGCAAGGTATTGGTCTGACCATCTTGGCATTTATTGTCAAAGCGACCGCTTATGCGCTTACGCAGCATCCACGCTTTAATAGCCATCTAAATGATGATAATACGCAGATTATCTTGCGTAAAAGTGTCAATATGGGTATTGCCGTGGCGACTGATGACGGCTTAATTGTGCCAGTAATTAAGAATGCTCAAGATAAAGGTATTAAGCAGATTGCGATTGAGATTGGCGAGCTGGCAGTGAAAGCTCGTGATAAAAAACTCAGTACCAAAGATTTGCAAGGTGCTAGTTTCACGATTTCAAGCCAAGGCGTTTTAGGTGGGACTTCATTTACACCATTAGTGAATTGGCCGCAAGTAGGTATATTAGGCGCTTCTGAAGCAACAATGCAGCCACGCTGGAATGCCGACAAGCAGACTTTTGAGCCGCGTCTAATGTTGCCACTATCATTGTCTTATGACCATCGTGTCATTAATGGTGCTGATGCCGCCGTATTTACGCGTTATGTCGCAAGCTTACTTGCTGATCCACGTCGTATCTTGCTATAA
- a CDS encoding DUF11 domain-containing protein translates to MKSNTFKYSILTVGVVAAMSLTTANAADVVYDKENAFSVTNKATATYTVADNTGNQQRAESNEVVVNVTETGAFSLVAKNDDTSSGGAIGDDLNENIAIHPAAGSSVDFNHTLSNDGNISDTYTISLANPSNSLPASATIKYQIKEGNTNVGNSETIAIGGTITLKPGQTADITITATTSSDRVIGNNTSFTVTATSAYLTNKGQTTADQKALNTNNAITTTPVYAITKSATTNLNNKTFDTNNANAYVDYTITVKNEGNIDGTAVRITDALPVGLVAIKSGETNYITPTVVASGTSTAKDANISTTGKEITVSGQDIKMNETITVTFRAKKDTTTPATGTNITNYALVEDDVDGNGSFDLVDSSGDSAGGVTEKTYEDTTATNYKGKDSNSNSTITTSSQTRNLTITSDTDDKEVGLISQNNTYIYTITNAGTDITEAASADKVYFTVAPTTNHANITIVETEVFVDANDNGSYDSSETILTKTAKGYDLNEAATTGLLPNEFVKIGVKVNTSGSSSNLTGGTNDLGSLETMAITVLPQGPVADTPAPANASVSSTTTMEGINLLKYQAVAACGAALTSLSWADTTISGGEAKPGNCIYYKITAENTFKDTAKIISGLAVTDVLETPKIIYEKDFSSETSGSSPAATATYTAPNLIGTFSSLAAGETGTVYFSAKISQTGTNQP, encoded by the coding sequence ATGAAGTCTAATACATTCAAATATTCAATATTAACCGTCGGCGTTGTAGCCGCTATGAGTTTAACTACTGCAAACGCTGCCGATGTAGTATATGACAAAGAGAATGCTTTTTCTGTGACGAACAAGGCAACGGCTACTTATACTGTCGCTGATAACACAGGTAATCAGCAAAGAGCCGAGTCAAATGAAGTCGTCGTCAATGTGACTGAAACGGGAGCATTTAGCTTAGTTGCCAAAAATGATGATACAAGTAGTGGTGGTGCTATTGGTGATGACCTAAACGAAAACATCGCAATCCACCCTGCCGCTGGTTCTTCTGTAGACTTCAACCATACGCTCAGTAACGATGGTAACATCTCTGATACGTATACTATTAGTTTAGCCAATCCATCAAACAGCTTACCTGCTAGCGCTACCATCAAGTACCAAATAAAAGAAGGTAATACCAATGTTGGTAACTCTGAGACCATTGCAATTGGTGGAACGATAACGCTTAAACCAGGTCAAACTGCTGACATTACTATTACCGCTACTACAAGTTCTGATCGTGTTATCGGTAATAACACCTCCTTTACCGTTACAGCGACCAGTGCATATCTAACAAACAAAGGTCAGACAACAGCAGACCAAAAAGCGCTTAACACCAACAACGCTATTACGACTACCCCTGTTTATGCCATTACTAAGTCTGCTACCACCAATCTTAACAACAAAACATTCGATACCAATAATGCTAACGCCTATGTTGACTATACGATTACTGTGAAAAACGAAGGTAACATCGATGGTACAGCAGTAAGAATTACTGACGCCTTACCTGTAGGTTTGGTGGCCATAAAGTCTGGAGAGACTAACTATATAACGCCGACGGTAGTCGCGTCTGGTACAAGTACGGCTAAGGATGCAAATATTTCAACCACTGGCAAAGAGATAACTGTTAGTGGTCAAGATATCAAAATGAATGAAACCATTACTGTTACTTTCCGTGCGAAGAAAGATACGACTACGCCTGCTACTGGCACTAATATCACCAACTATGCCCTCGTTGAAGATGATGTTGATGGCAATGGTTCTTTTGATCTTGTTGATAGCTCAGGTGATTCGGCAGGTGGTGTTACTGAAAAAACCTACGAAGATACCACTGCTACCAACTACAAAGGTAAAGATAGCAACTCTAACTCTACTATTACCACCAGTAGCCAGACTCGTAACCTAACGATTACTAGCGATACTGATGACAAAGAAGTTGGACTTATAAGTCAAAATAATACTTATATCTATACTATCACTAACGCAGGTACAGATATAACCGAAGCCGCTAGTGCTGATAAAGTTTACTTTACGGTAGCCCCAACTACTAATCATGCCAACATCACTATTGTTGAAACAGAAGTGTTTGTAGATGCTAACGATAATGGTAGCTATGATAGCAGTGAGACCATTTTGACCAAAACTGCTAAGGGATATGACCTTAATGAAGCAGCAACAACTGGTTTATTGCCTAACGAGTTTGTAAAGATTGGCGTAAAAGTAAATACAAGCGGTTCAAGCAGTAACCTTACAGGTGGCACGAATGATCTTGGTAGCCTTGAAACCATGGCTATTACTGTATTGCCACAAGGACCAGTTGCCGACACACCTGCACCTGCTAACGCTAGTGTAAGCTCTACTACCACTATGGAAGGTATCAATTTACTCAAGTACCAAGCAGTAGCAGCTTGTGGCGCAGCCTTAACTTCGCTTAGCTGGGCTGATACTACTATCAGTGGTGGTGAAGCCAAACCTGGTAACTGTATCTACTATAAAATCACTGCTGAAAACACTTTCAAAGATACTGCTAAAATCATTAGCGGTCTTGCAGTAACGGATGTGTTAGAGACACCTAAAATTATCTATGAAAAGGACTTTAGTTCTGAGACTTCAGGAAGTTCACCTGCAGCTACAGCAACTTATACTGCTCCAAACTTGATAGGGACGTTTAGTAGCCTAGCAGCAGGTGAAACAGGTACTGTTTACTTCTCTGCGAAGATTTCTCAAACAGGTACTAACCAACCTTAA